A region from the Aegilops tauschii subsp. strangulata cultivar AL8/78 chromosome 5, Aet v6.0, whole genome shotgun sequence genome encodes:
- the LOC109742760 gene encoding glucan endo-1,3-beta-glucosidase-like, giving the protein MATPRRHGCMLCAEVVMCIFLVIAPLSTAIGVNYGTKGDNLPSPAKVAAFLVTRTNIDRVKLFDTNPDIVRAFAGTGISVMVTAGNGDIPGLATQTGADSWVATNIAPYYPATDISLVAVGNEIMDTADKNLIGNLVPAMQTLKAALVTAGYGKIRVSTPSSLGILVDAQPPSAARFRDVWDVAIFTPMLQFLRKTKSPLIVNTYPYFGYNGDTLPYALARPNPGVLDTGTGITYTSMLEAQLDSVYSAMKKLGFEDVEILVGETGWPTKAMDGQIGVSPAEAAEYNKYLIGEVSSGSGTPLMPKRKFETYIFALFNEDLKPGPVAERNFGMFQPDFTPMYDIGIMKDPVKTAPPMAATAHALEAAGPTEANGSNSAKASAPAGNKSSTNDRTPEEVEGLDTPSSAKGEPSELDSSEAAAKGGDGEEENSEKTKPKEESATPPAAGAASEATNFLFPIPCILAVALCLTVHV; this is encoded by the exons ATGGCGACACCGCGAAGGCATGGGTGCATGCTCTGCGCGGAGGTGGTCATGTGTATATTCCTCGTCATAGCACCGTTGAGCACGGCGATTGGTGTCAACTATGGCACCAAGGGTGACAACCTTCCGTCACCGGCCAAGGTTGCGGCATTCCTCGTGACCCGCACAAACATTGACCGTGTAAAGCTGTTTGACACCAACCCGGACATTGTTCGGGCCTTCGCCGGCACGGGCATCTCAGTAATGGTCACAGCAGGCAACGGCGACATCCCTGGCCTCGCCACCCAGACCGGCGCCGACTCATGGGTCGCTACCAACATCGCGCCATACTACCCTGCGACAGATATATCTCTCGTCGCCGTGGGCAACGAGATCATGGACACGGCCGACAAGAATCTCATCGGCAACCTCGTCCCCGCTATGCAGACACTCAAGGCCGCGCTCGTCACGGCTGGCTACGGCAAAATTCGTGTTTCCACGCCAAGCTCACTCGGCATCCTGGTTGACGCCCAGCCGCCGTCCGCGGCTCGGTTTCGCGATGTCTGGGATGTTGCCATCTTCACGCCGATGCTCCAATTTCTCCGGAAGACCAAGTCCCCACTCATCGTGAACACGTACCCGTACTTTGGGTACAACGGTGACACGCTACCGTACGCGCTGGCGCGGCCGAACCCTGGCGTGCTAGACACGGGTACGGGCATCACATACACGAGCATGCTTGAGGCACAGCTTGACTCGGTGTACTCTGCAATGAAGAAACTTGGGTTTGAGGACGTGGAGATCCTGGTGGGGGAGACCGGGTGGCCGACTAAGGCGATGGACGGGCAGATAGGCGTGAGCCCGGCCGAGGCGGCGGAGTACAACAAATATCTCATCGGTGAGGTTAGCTCCGGGTCAGGCACACCGCTCATGCCAAAGCGGAAGTTCGAGACGTACATATTCGCGCTCTTCAACGAGGACCTCAAGCCCGGGCCCGTGGCCGAGCGCAATTTCGGGATGTTCCAGCCAGACTTCACGCCGATGTATGACATTGGCATCATGAAAGATCCG GTCAAAACGGCACCGCCTATGGCCGCCACAGCTCATGCCTTGGAGGCCGCGGGGCCTACAGAGGCGAACGGCTCGAACAGCGCCAAGGCGTCCGCGCCGGCAGGCAACAAATCCTCGACCAATGACAGGACGCCG GAGGAAGTGGAAGGACTGGATACTCCGTCATCGGCGAAGGGCGAGCCGTCAGAATTGGACTCGTCGGAGGCAGCAGCCAAG GGTGGTGACGGCGAAGAAGAAAACAGTGAGAAAACCAAACCCAAAGAAGAGAGTGCAACGCCGCCGGCGGCCGGAGCTGCTTCAGAAGCCACCAACTTTCTTTTTCCGATCCCTTGCATACTTGCAGTTGCGCTCTGTCTAACTGTCCATGTCTAA